A window from Gopherus flavomarginatus isolate rGopFla2 chromosome 4, rGopFla2.mat.asm, whole genome shotgun sequence encodes these proteins:
- the LOC127050111 gene encoding taste receptor type 2 member 7-like: MKKSSVPVAIFYMMISAMELSAGVVTNGYIVALNCIDWAKSRTLTSNDKIITSLAFSRFCLQFLVTLGNALSMVYPNIFDRLQTLQPYLVIWMFINQVSLCFASCLSVFYCVKIATFNQCLFSWLKLKISRLVPLLLLGSVLYCLVTTVAFTSFIYSYSVSSHNSTDLSTNSTSDNIKNLMEFTFLIHSVGSIFPLIVFIASSVLLIISLWRHIRKMNLNSDLNPSFRNPSTDAHVRALKSVVSFFIIYNIYFVTSTFSIGNLSYLNAEWIIRVCTFVAAAYPSVHSIILILGNPKLKLASAKILHSANCCFREVT; encoded by the coding sequence ATGAAAAAGTCTTCAGTGCCTGTTGCTATTTTTTATATGATGATCTCAGCAATGGAATTATCAGCAGGAGTTGTTACAAATGGATATATTGTTGCCTTAAATTGTATCGACTGGGCCAAAAGCAGAACACTGACTTCCAATGATAAGATCATAACCAGTCTGGCCTTCTCCAGATTTTGCCTACAATTCTTGGTGACATTAGGCAATGCTTTATCTATGGTATATCCAAATATCTTTGATAGACTTCAAACACTACAGCCTTACTTAGTTATCTGGATGTTCATAAACCAAGTGAGTCTCTGTTTTGCAAGCTGCCTTTCTGTGTTCTACTGTGTGAAGATTGCCACTTTCAACCAGTGCCTCTTCAGCTGGTTAAAACTGAAAATCTCCAGACTGGTGCCATTGCTCCTTCTGGGCTCTGTGCTGTACTGCCTGGTTACCACAGTTGCTTTTACATCGTTCATCTATTCCTATTCTGTATCCTCTCACAACTCTACAGATCTATCAACAAATAGCACGTCAGACAATATAAAGAACCTTATGGAGTTCACTTTTCTGATACACAGCGTAGGATCTATTTTCCCTCTTATTGTATTTATTGCTTCATCTGTTCTGTTAATCATATCCCTTTGGAGACACATCAGGAAAATGAACCTTAATTCAGATCTTAATCCAAGTTTCAGGAACCCCAGCACGGATGCTCATGTTCGTGCTCTTAAATCTGTGGTGTCCTTTTTCATCATCTACAATATTTATTTTGTGACTTCAACATTCTCAATAGGAAACCTATCCTATCTGAATGCTGAATGGATAATTAGGGTGTGTACATTTGTAGCTGCTGCCTATCCTTCTGTACACTCCATTATCTTGATTCTGGGCAACCCCAAATTAAAACTGGCCTCAGCAAAAATTCTGCATTCTGCCAATTGCTGTTTCAGAGAGGTTACTTAA